The window AGTGTCGTCAGCCACGAGATCAGGACGCCGATGAACGGCATCCTCGGCATGCTGCAACTGCTCGACAGGTCGCGCCTCGAGCCGCGGGAGCACCGCCAGGTCGACCTCGCCCAGCGGTCCGGCTTCGCGCTCGTGAAGCTCATCGACGGCATCCTCGACCACTGCAAGCTCGAACTCGGCACCGTCGAGGCGGTCGACGAGACCTTCGACCTCGACGGACTCATCGAAGGCTCGGTCGAGATCTTCCGACCCTCGGCCGAAGCCAAAGGCCTCGACCTCGCCGTGAGCCGCGATGCGCCGGCCGACGTCCTGCTGCGCGGCGACGCGCAGGGCATCGGCCGGGTCGTCGCGAACCTCGTCGGCAATGCCGTGAAGTTCACCGACCAGGGACGCGTGGCGGTGACGCTGGATCTCCAGGGGGAGGGAACGGACGTCTCGCTCTTCCTCAGGGTCGAGGACACGGGCATCGGCATCGCCGAGGCCATGCGGGAGCGCATCTTCGAGGAGTTCGTGCAGGCCGACGCTTCGGTGGCGAGGCGCTACGGCGGCACGGGCCTCGGCCTCGCCATCGCCCGCCAGATCCTCGCCCTGTCGGGCGGCACCATCGCGGTCGAGAGCCGGCCGGGCCTCGGCAGCACCTTCGAGGTCCGGGTGCCCGTGGCCCTCGCGCATCGCGGCCCGGAGCCGGCCCCCGCGATCGAGGCCGGGCGGCCCCTCACCGTCCTCGTCGTCGACGACGACGAGATCAACCGCGAGGTCGCGTCGGGCCTGCTGCGGCGGCTCGGCCACGCGGTGACCTGCGCAGACGGCTGGTCCGCCGCCGTCGCGGCGGTCCGGACGGAAACCTTCGACGCGGTCGCCCTGGACCTCCACATGCCGGAGGTCGACGGCATCGAGACGGCGCAGCGCATCCGGCGCGCCCTCGGCGCCCGGCCCTGCCCGTCGATGGTGCTGCTGACGGCCGACGCCACCGAGGCGGTCCGGCAGAGGAGCATCGACGCAGGCTTCGACGGCGTGCTCCACAAACCGCTGCGCTTCGATGCGCTCGCGGCGGCGCTCGCGGCCCTGCCGCGGGCAGGAGGGGCCGCGCATCCCCCTGCGCCGCCGCTGCCGGACGTCGACGCCGCGCCCTTCGCCGACCGCTGCGCGCTGCTGGGCATCCCGCAGACCGCGCGGCTCATCCGCCTCTACGACCGTCGGTCGCGCCAGACCGTCGAGGCGATCCGCCTCGCCGCGGCGGGGCGCGATCGCTCGGCCCTGTCGAAGCTCGCCCACAGGCTGCGCGGGGCGTCGGGCTCGCTCGACCTGCGCGAGATGGAGGAGCGGGCCAGGGTGTTGGAGACCGCGGCCCCGGCCGACGATGCGGCCCTGGACGCGGCCGTCGCGGCGCTGCGGCCGGCGCGGCGGCGCGCCGTCGTGGCCGCCCTCCGCGCCGTGCGGGCCCTCAAGGCGCGCGAAGGATGACGCTTCCGCGCCGGGCGGCGCCTCTGCGCCTCGGTCTCCCTCAGCGGTCGCGGTCGATGGCGAGGCCGAGCCGGTACCCGAACCCGTTCACCGTCACGATCGGCGCTTCCGGTCCCGGCGCGCTCTTCAGCTTGCGGCGCAGCCGGGCCACGAGGGCGTCCACCGTGCGCTCGCCCACCTCGGTCTCGCGGTTGCTCACCACCTCCACGAGGTAGTCCCGGCTGAGCGGGCGCCCGTCGGCCTGGACCAGGGCCGCGATCAGGTCGAACTCGCCCCGCGTGAGCCGGATCGGTTCGCCCTCGAGCGTGGTCAGTTCGCGGCGGGTGTTGTCGATGAGCCAATTCCCGAAGGTCACGACGGAATCGTCCCGCGCGGCCCTGCGATCCATCTGCCGGCGGCGGAGCAGGGCGCGCGTCCGCGCGAGCAGCTCGCGCAGGTTGACGGGCTTCGACACGTAATCGTCCCCCGCCAGCTCCAGGGCCATGATGCGGTCCGTCTCGCTGCTGTTCTGCGTGACGAAGATGATGCCGACGGCGCTCGACGCCCGGATGGTGCGCGCGAGGTCCAGGCCGTCGCAGTCGGGCAGCTGGATGTCGATGAAGACGACGTCCGCGGGCCACCGCTTGAGCAGGCGGAGGGCGGCCTCCCCGGTCTCGGCCTCCGACACCTCGAACGATTGATCGGACATGTAGGTCCCGATCATGGCGCGCGTGACGTCGTCGTCTTCGACCACCATCAGGCGCGGGCGGCTCGAGATCTTCTTCAGCCGAATGGTCGGTGCCGCGAACTCGCTCACAAGTTGATAAGTCCCGGCCGGCCGGTCGACCATATGCTCATCCATGATGATGACAGCGGTTCACATCGGTTTGCATCCGGTTCACGGATGGTCGGACGTCACATGCTACTTAGCCTGTGCGGAGCCGCTCCGGCCACTGCTTTTTGACGGTTCATCCCGCCTGTCCGTCGAAGCTCGCGAGTCTTCCATGCTCGACTTGGCCTCGACCTATCCCCACGTGCCCGTCGCGGACATGCTGGCCCGGATCAGGCGGGACGACGAGGGCAGACCCCGCAAGCACGTCCTCGTCCTCGGCGCCGGCATGGCGGGCCTCGTCGCAGCCCGCGAATTGCAGGCCCTGGGCCACACCGTCAGGATCGTCGAAGGCAGCGACCGCATCGGCGGCCGCATCCTCACGCACCGCTTCGAGGACGGCAGCTACAATGAACTGGGCGCCATGCGCGTGCCCGCGTCGCACGACTACACCCGGCACTACATCGCCGCGGCGTCGCTGGACGACAAGCTGATCCCGTTCGTCAACAGCGTCCCCGAGAACTTCCTCGACCTGCACGGCCGGGTTGTGCGCGCGGACCACGGGCAGGAGGCCATCTACCCGCTCTACGGCCTGCCGGGATCGCCGACGGTGCCCGCGACCGCCTATCCGCAGCCGAACGGCGGCGCCATCTTCGCCTGGCTGCTCGGCAACGTCATCGCGACCCTCACGAAGTTCGAGCAGGACAGCCTGTTCAAGGGGGAGCTGACGACGGACCGCCTGCGCGCGCTGGACGGCCTGTCGCTCGGCGCCTTCCTGGACGGGATGGTGCCGTCCGAGGTCAAGCGGCTGGTCGGCGCCTACACGAGCCTCGCGGTCTGGTTCGACAAGGCCGTCACGATGTTCATCCGGGACCAGATCGTCGAGACGGGCAACGGCCTGCAGACCCTGCTCGGCGGCATGGACCAGCTTCCGCACGCCATCGCGGGCAAGCTGCTGGCGCCCGGCACCGTGGAGCACCGCGCCGAGGTCACGAGGATCGCCGTCAGGCCCGGCGAGCGCGTCGAAGTTGACCTCCAGACCCCGCAGGGACACCGGCGGGAGGTCGCGGATTTCGTGCTCTGCACCCTGCCGTTCGGCGTCATGCGCCAGCTCGCGCTCGAAGGA is drawn from Lichenibacterium dinghuense and contains these coding sequences:
- a CDS encoding response regulator transcription factor; amino-acid sequence: MSEFAAPTIRLKKISSRPRLMVVEDDDVTRAMIGTYMSDQSFEVSEAETGEAALRLLKRWPADVVFIDIQLPDCDGLDLARTIRASSAVGIIFVTQNSSETDRIMALELAGDDYVSKPVNLRELLARTRALLRRRQMDRRAARDDSVVTFGNWLIDNTRRELTTLEGEPIRLTRGEFDLIAALVQADGRPLSRDYLVEVVSNRETEVGERTVDALVARLRRKLKSAPGPEAPIVTVNGFGYRLGLAIDRDR
- a CDS encoding flavin monoamine oxidase family protein, which translates into the protein MLDLASTYPHVPVADMLARIRRDDEGRPRKHVLVLGAGMAGLVAARELQALGHTVRIVEGSDRIGGRILTHRFEDGSYNELGAMRVPASHDYTRHYIAAASLDDKLIPFVNSVPENFLDLHGRVVRADHGQEAIYPLYGLPGSPTVPATAYPQPNGGAIFAWLLGNVIATLTKFEQDSLFKGELTTDRLRALDGLSLGAFLDGMVPSEVKRLVGAYTSLAVWFDKAVTMFIRDQIVETGNGLQTLLGGMDQLPHAIAGKLLAPGTVEHRAEVTRIAVRPGERVEVDLQTPQGHRREVADFVLCTLPFGVMRQLALEGLSYEKTYAIGEMTYAASTKVILGFKHRFWEAHYGIYGGSSVSDGIQRQTYYPMDHIGSPDRVEDGAPVSVHGRAPTPKPVAPHDGADPSRPGALLGAYCWGADALRLGALSPERRAHAVRLGISRFHPEVMDDAGYTGHASICWATNKWSVGAFAFLRPGQLGSLWAAAGKPEGCLFFAGEHCSLDQAWIQGALISSLQAVDQIVKE